A DNA window from Parabacteroides johnsonii DSM 18315 contains the following coding sequences:
- a CDS encoding sigma-54-dependent transcriptional regulator: MTIRQGKILIVDDNEDILFTLKMLLRPRVESITTCSDPKEINRLVSRNQYDVILLDMNFTTDAVSGKEGFYWLERILEIAPDTVVILITAYSDTEKAVRAIKAGATDFIPKPWQNEKMLATLSSALELSFSRSEVRALKAQKSTLTAATEPETEVIGESAAMQNVFRTLEKLKDTDANILLQGENGTGKDLIAYTLHKQSGRGKEPFIPIDLGSIPHELFESELFGHEKGAFTDADKNKSGRIEIASGGTLFLNEIGNLPLMAQSKLLTVIEQRKINRVGSTQEIPIDIRLISATNTDLHAAVQEGHFRQDLLYRINTIEIIIPPLRERGNDVTLLARHFLQRYCQKYKKEIDGFSDEAYQLLKQYNWPGNVRELQHVIERAVILSETRQLQYDDFMLRLPVYNSQDKEGKFNLEELEKNTIQEVLRHCSGNMTQAASLLGITRTSLYRRLEKYSL; this comes from the coding sequence ATGACAATACGGCAGGGAAAGATTCTGATAGTTGACGACAACGAGGATATACTATTCACACTAAAGATGTTACTGCGTCCACGCGTAGAAAGTATCACCACTTGCTCCGATCCGAAAGAAATCAACCGGTTAGTTTCCAGAAATCAATATGACGTCATCCTGCTGGATATGAATTTCACAACGGATGCCGTCAGCGGCAAAGAAGGATTCTACTGGCTGGAACGGATACTGGAAATCGCGCCGGATACAGTCGTTATCCTGATCACCGCTTACTCGGACACAGAAAAAGCCGTACGTGCCATCAAAGCCGGTGCAACCGACTTTATTCCTAAACCTTGGCAGAACGAAAAGATGCTGGCAACCCTATCGTCTGCCCTCGAACTTAGTTTCAGCCGTTCGGAAGTGCGAGCGCTTAAAGCGCAAAAATCAACGCTCACAGCTGCAACAGAGCCGGAAACGGAAGTAATCGGCGAATCGGCTGCCATGCAAAACGTGTTTCGAACGCTTGAAAAGCTAAAAGATACGGACGCCAACATCCTGTTGCAGGGAGAAAACGGGACAGGTAAAGATTTGATCGCCTACACGCTTCACAAGCAATCCGGACGCGGGAAAGAGCCGTTCATCCCGATAGATCTCGGAAGCATCCCACATGAACTGTTCGAAAGCGAACTGTTCGGCCACGAGAAAGGAGCGTTTACGGATGCGGACAAAAATAAATCCGGGCGCATCGAGATCGCATCCGGCGGCACGCTTTTCCTGAACGAGATCGGTAACTTGCCGTTGATGGCCCAATCCAAATTACTGACAGTCATCGAACAGCGCAAAATAAACCGGGTTGGTTCCACACAAGAGATCCCGATCGACATCCGCCTGATCTCAGCCACCAATACAGACTTGCACGCAGCCGTGCAGGAAGGACATTTCCGGCAAGACTTGTTATACCGGATCAATACGATCGAGATCATAATCCCGCCTTTACGTGAACGGGGAAATGATGTGACGCTCCTCGCCCGGCATTTCCTGCAACGCTATTGCCAGAAGTATAAAAAAGAGATAGACGGCTTTTCCGACGAAGCATATCAACTGTTGAAACAGTATAACTGGCCGGGAAACGTGCGTGAACTTCAACATGTGATCGAACGCGCCGTAATCCTTTCCGAAACCCGACAATTGCAATATGACGATTTCATGCTTCGCCTTCCTGTTTACAACTCCCAGGACAAAGAAGGCAAGTTCAACCTGGAAGAACTGGAGAAAAACACGATACAGGAAGTGCTTCGTCATTGCTCCGGAAATATGACACAGGCAGCCAGCCTGCTTGGTATCACACGTACTTCCTTATACCGGAGGTTGGAAAAATACAGCTTATGA
- a CDS encoding sensor histidine kinase has product MKRYTKKAAGLIFLLLATSVTFGLLVAFQFYISAIVTFALILFEGYYLFHMMERSDRLFKQFIWSIRYSDFLASGTPLQKQNDKIPQDMVKVMEEALQHYKKHLQEKESQLQYFQALANHIDLSVFVYSATGQVEWMNQAFKIQTGLNFAETIDDLATYHPELPARLRTLHPGELSILQVRRKDEYSQLILSAISFVVLGKPLTVVSMKNIRSVLENKETEAWQKLIRVLTHEIMNSMTPIVSLSELLRNKCMDEPGVDTEDREEINQAVETIFRRSSGLVRFVESYRKVTGIPMPIPEIIPVNHFLDNISLLFKDQKDKIKIIPATAHLQVIADKGLIEQVLINLVKNALDATRHCLRPQIELSAGINEEGKTFIRVSDNGTGIPVEVQERIFIPFFTTKPSGSGIGLSISRQIMHMHKGDLSVLSENGQGSRFFVTFGSIQK; this is encoded by the coding sequence ATGAAACGTTATACGAAAAAAGCGGCCGGATTGATTTTCCTACTGTTGGCGACCAGCGTGACGTTCGGGCTACTTGTCGCTTTCCAGTTTTATATCTCCGCCATCGTCACGTTTGCCTTGATTTTGTTCGAGGGATATTATCTGTTTCACATGATGGAACGCAGTGACCGCTTGTTCAAACAGTTTATCTGGTCGATTCGCTATTCCGACTTTCTCGCCTCCGGCACTCCTTTACAAAAACAGAATGACAAGATTCCGCAAGACATGGTGAAGGTCATGGAAGAAGCTTTGCAACATTACAAAAAACACCTGCAAGAGAAGGAAAGCCAGCTGCAATATTTCCAGGCTTTGGCAAACCATATCGACCTTTCCGTATTTGTCTACTCCGCCACCGGACAGGTAGAATGGATGAACCAAGCGTTCAAGATACAAACGGGTCTGAACTTTGCCGAAACGATCGACGATCTGGCCACCTATCATCCGGAACTTCCCGCCCGCCTGCGCACTTTGCATCCTGGCGAACTGTCCATCCTGCAAGTCAGGCGGAAAGATGAATATTCGCAGTTGATCCTTTCAGCCATATCATTCGTCGTCCTGGGCAAGCCGCTTACGGTCGTCAGCATGAAAAACATCCGTTCCGTCCTGGAAAACAAAGAGACGGAAGCCTGGCAGAAATTGATCCGGGTTCTGACACACGAGATCATGAACTCCATGACGCCGATCGTTTCCCTATCCGAACTGCTCCGGAACAAGTGCATGGATGAACCGGGAGTCGATACGGAAGACAGGGAAGAGATCAACCAAGCTGTCGAAACGATTTTCCGCAGGAGCAGCGGCTTGGTACGCTTCGTAGAAAGCTACCGGAAAGTTACGGGCATCCCGATGCCTATTCCGGAGATTATACCGGTCAACCATTTCCTAGACAACATCAGCCTCCTGTTCAAGGACCAGAAAGACAAGATCAAGATCATCCCCGCGACGGCACACCTACAAGTTATTGCCGACAAAGGATTGATCGAACAAGTGCTGATCAACCTGGTCAAGAATGCTTTGGACGCAACACGCCATTGTCTGAGGCCACAGATCGAACTGTCTGCCGGCATCAACGAAGAGGGCAAAACCTTTATCCGGGTAAGCGACAACGGGACAGGCATACCGGTTGAAGTTCAGGAACGTATCTTTATCCCATTCTTCACGACCAAACCTTCCGGCTCCGGCATCGGGTTGAGTATTTCCAGGCAGATCATGCACATGCACAAAGGAGATTTGTCCGTTTTATCCGAGAACGGACAAGGCAGTCGGTTCTTCGTTACTTTCGGCTCAATTCAAAAGTAA
- a CDS encoding bifunctional ADP-dependent NAD(P)H-hydrate dehydratase/NAD(P)H-hydrate epimerase, whose protein sequence is MIKIFSTDKVRELDKYTIQNEPISSIDLVERAATVFTSEFCRRYSKQTRIIVFAGQGNNGADALAIARMLTDAGYRVETYLFNPTMRLSEDCELNKQRLLHMEKIEFTEVVDDFVPPELEERDVVIDGLFGSSLNRPLTGGFAAMVRYINQSDATIVSIDIPSGLFGEDNRKNDPDSIIHADLTLTFGFPKLAFLLPENAEFVGEWKVLDILLHPEIIANTPTQFTLVTEEDIAAVFQPRNRFAHKGTFGHALLIAGSQGKMGAALLSAKACLRSGAGLLTVHIPGRGEQILQTAFPEAMVDLDQHQDHFSSVSGIKAYSSIAIGPGLGKHQDSAKALEQLLQVVEKPLVIDADGLNLIAANKDLLKRIPPRSILTPHPKEFDRIAGESINSYERLKKAQAFAIDHQLCVVLKGAYTAICTATGNVYFNNCGNPGMATAGSGDVLTGIILALLTQGLEPETAAVAGVFLHGTAGDLAAVYRSEESMIASDITDMLGKAFKQIK, encoded by the coding sequence ATGATAAAGATATTCTCAACAGACAAAGTCAGAGAGCTCGATAAATATACCATTCAAAACGAACCGATCAGCTCTATCGACTTGGTAGAACGCGCGGCAACCGTATTTACAAGTGAATTTTGCCGCCGCTATTCCAAACAAACCCGCATTATCGTATTTGCCGGACAAGGAAATAACGGAGCCGACGCACTGGCAATTGCCCGTATGCTGACGGATGCCGGTTACCGGGTGGAAACTTATCTGTTCAATCCTACCATGCGTCTTTCCGAAGACTGCGAACTGAATAAGCAACGATTGCTCCACATGGAAAAGATCGAATTCACGGAAGTCGTGGATGATTTTGTCCCGCCCGAACTGGAAGAGCGGGATGTAGTGATAGACGGCTTGTTCGGTTCCAGCTTGAATCGCCCCTTAACCGGAGGTTTTGCTGCAATGGTAAGATATATCAACCAGTCGGATGCGACCATCGTCTCAATTGACATCCCTTCCGGCCTGTTCGGAGAAGATAACCGCAAGAACGATCCGGACTCTATTATCCATGCCGACCTGACGCTGACATTCGGTTTCCCGAAACTGGCGTTCCTGCTCCCTGAAAATGCAGAATTTGTCGGTGAATGGAAAGTACTGGATATTCTGTTACACCCGGAAATAATAGCCAACACTCCGACACAATTCACATTGGTGACAGAAGAGGATATTGCTGCTGTCTTCCAGCCCCGTAACCGTTTTGCCCATAAAGGTACATTCGGACATGCACTGCTGATAGCCGGAAGCCAAGGAAAGATGGGAGCCGCCCTGCTGTCCGCAAAGGCCTGCCTTAGGAGTGGCGCCGGCTTGCTGACTGTTCATATCCCCGGACGTGGCGAACAGATTTTGCAGACTGCTTTTCCGGAAGCGATGGTTGATCTGGACCAACATCAAGATCATTTCAGTTCTGTTTCCGGTATCAAAGCCTACTCTTCTATCGCAATCGGGCCTGGTTTGGGAAAACATCAGGATTCCGCAAAAGCACTGGAACAACTGCTCCAAGTAGTAGAGAAGCCGCTTGTGATCGATGCCGACGGATTGAATCTGATCGCAGCCAATAAAGATTTATTGAAACGTATCCCTCCACGCAGTATCCTGACGCCGCATCCCAAAGAGTTCGACCGGATAGCGGGTGAAAGCATCAATTCATACGAACGGTTGAAAAAAGCTCAGGCTTTCGCTATCGATCATCAACTTTGTGTTGTCCTGAAAGGGGCTTATACGGCAATCTGTACGGCTACCGGGAATGTTTATTTCAACAATTGTGGAAATCCGGGTATGGCTACAGCCGGCAGTGGCGATGTTTTGACAGGTATCATCCTGGCATTGCTTACGCAAGGGTTAGAACCTGAAACGGCTGCTGTCGCAGGTGTTTTCCTCCACGGGACAGCAGGTGACCTGGCTGCCGTCTACCGCTCCGAAGAGAGCATGATCGCCAGTGATATTACGGATATGCTGGGGAAAGCGTTCAAGCAGATAAAATAA
- a CDS encoding tetratricopeptide repeat protein: MNKFLLHITSFVVIILFLFMGACHNHPQAPMLLEVEKIIEEQPDSALSILNKIENINQLSEKDHATYCLLLTQAQDLNYITHTSDSLIKIAATYFEKSNDKQHSMLAYYYLGRVNSDLQDALQAQEYYLRALEIGEDSKDYTLLIKIYNNLGTLYAYQDINDMALPMYKKVLSYLELEPDSVKTGFALRNIARVFSSTEQTDSAQYYYLQAINYTTPQNISSIFLSLGNLSYEKGEYQKAKEYIEKALNLAVNKKTLGPVYLSKGKLFAAIGELDSAKHYLTKGLKSPYIYTKAGSLQRLAQIALKENKLHDYVRYITNYEQVRDSITKYSHFENIRMVQGMFNYQHIAKEKNKFEKEATHRMILVYQVIIIFSIIFAMSFITIQRGQKKRKRLADLREEQYKRSQQYIEDNERQILQLTEKLHSKQEEMSEVERQLYEARKLMLEMENRQIFEKQGTFLLLEKDFHNSSLYIRIHREDDIQLGSSEWEELHQLIDATYSDFTNRLIKLYPQISIEEIHICYLVKMQLSIKKIASIMHITSSGVSQCRRRLYKKFTGEPQNTEKFDKFISDF; the protein is encoded by the coding sequence ATGAATAAGTTTTTACTACATATAACATCGTTTGTAGTCATTATTTTATTCCTGTTCATGGGTGCTTGCCATAATCACCCACAGGCCCCAATGCTACTCGAAGTGGAGAAAATCATCGAAGAACAACCAGACAGTGCCCTAAGTATCCTGAATAAAATCGAAAATATCAACCAGCTGTCCGAAAAGGATCATGCAACTTATTGCCTGCTCTTAACCCAAGCTCAAGACCTGAATTATATCACACATACTTCAGATTCTTTAATTAAAATTGCGGCGACGTATTTTGAGAAAAGTAACGATAAACAACACTCCATGTTAGCTTACTACTACTTAGGACGTGTAAACTCCGATTTACAAGATGCTCTACAAGCACAAGAATATTATTTAAGGGCTTTGGAGATCGGCGAAGATTCAAAAGATTATACTCTCCTAATTAAAATTTATAACAACTTAGGTACTTTATATGCATACCAGGATATCAACGATATGGCATTACCTATGTATAAAAAGGTCTTGTCATATTTGGAGTTAGAGCCTGATTCGGTAAAAACAGGATTTGCTTTAAGGAATATAGCCCGTGTATTTTCTTCCACTGAACAAACAGATAGTGCACAATATTACTATTTGCAAGCTATCAATTATACAACTCCTCAAAATATATCGTCAATTTTCCTTAGTTTAGGTAATTTAAGCTACGAAAAAGGAGAATATCAGAAAGCAAAAGAATATATTGAAAAAGCGCTAAATTTAGCAGTTAATAAAAAAACCTTAGGACCTGTTTATTTATCAAAAGGCAAATTATTTGCAGCTATAGGAGAGCTTGATTCTGCCAAACATTATTTAACAAAAGGATTAAAAAGTCCCTATATCTATACAAAAGCAGGAAGTTTGCAACGTTTAGCTCAAATAGCATTAAAAGAAAATAAACTTCACGATTATGTTCGATACATCACAAACTACGAACAGGTACGGGATTCTATCACAAAATACTCACACTTTGAAAATATTCGCATGGTTCAAGGCATGTTTAATTATCAACATATAGCTAAAGAAAAAAACAAATTTGAAAAAGAAGCAACTCATAGAATGATATTAGTATATCAGGTCATTATTATCTTCTCCATCATCTTTGCAATGAGCTTCATTACCATCCAAAGGGGACAAAAGAAAAGAAAAAGGCTTGCTGATTTAAGAGAAGAACAGTATAAACGTAGTCAGCAATATATCGAAGACAATGAAAGGCAAATTTTGCAACTGACTGAAAAACTTCATTCCAAGCAAGAAGAAATGAGTGAAGTTGAAAGGCAATTATATGAAGCAAGAAAATTAATGCTCGAAATGGAAAACAGGCAAATCTTCGAAAAACAGGGAACGTTTCTTTTGTTAGAAAAAGACTTCCATAACTCATCTTTATATATCAGAATTCATAGAGAAGATGATATACAACTTGGTTCAAGTGAATGGGAAGAACTACACCAATTAATTGATGCAACATATTCAGATTTCACCAATCGGCTTATAAAACTTTACCCACAAATATCCATAGAAGAAATACATATTTGTTATTTAGTAAAGATGCAACTATCTATAAAAAAGATAGCCTCCATCATGCACATCACGAGTTCAGGAGTATCTCAATGCCGTAGAAGATTATACAAAAAATTCACGGGGGAACCACAAAACACGGAAAAATTCGACAAATTTATATCTGATTTTTAA
- a CDS encoding DUF3244 domain-containing protein, with amino-acid sequence MKHLISTLFLIVCGIFCTQVAFCDTIPIKGEWSIEDIRSVVPAPPTASIEGNVLTVNFVNPLADLTVKVTDNKTGKVVYEECISASAPQSKSVILNAENGDYTLSFTHELGYLTGEFAIK; translated from the coding sequence ATGAAGCATCTAATTTCAACTTTATTTTTAATTGTGTGTGGTATATTTTGTACCCAAGTGGCATTTTGTGATACTATCCCTATAAAAGGAGAATGGAGTATCGAAGACATACGTTCCGTAGTTCCTGCACCTCCAACAGCCTCCATCGAAGGAAATGTATTAACAGTTAACTTTGTAAATCCACTTGCTGATCTGACCGTAAAAGTTACAGACAACAAAACAGGAAAAGTTGTTTATGAAGAATGTATTTCCGCATCTGCTCCGCAGAGCAAGTCTGTAATCTTGAATGCAGAAAATGGCGATTATACATTGTCATTCACTCATGAACTCGGCTATTTAACTGGTGAGTTTGCCATAAAATAA
- a CDS encoding DUF4831 family protein, with translation MKNLIIIASLLLSFPIMAQTKVVKKNAVKANNFGITYSLPKTSLVVDAEVTKVTCKAGPYYKYAEKYLGVKDAITEDNVYYELGKIGLINKGVPDADNTFIVEFKAGTVAPYAYLTEDGLLCSINAEYTPNESALEAARKKNQTPTKVTDASVFSEELLMAGSTAKQAEVAAKQIYRIRESRMNILTGDADNLPPDGEAMKLVIQQLEEQEKALTNLFTGIRTKEVSDYEVTIVPFDNLDKEVLFRFSPQLGIVDADDLGGAPVYMNLKAIDRAPVLDPKEAEKKEKSLKGIIYNVPGKASIEISMNKKTLYKGEAQITQFGTREGLAPVMFEDKKAPVKVYFYPETGAIKQIIQ, from the coding sequence ATGAAGAATTTAATCATTATAGCCAGTCTGCTCCTTAGTTTCCCCATTATGGCTCAGACGAAAGTTGTAAAGAAAAATGCCGTCAAGGCCAATAATTTCGGCATAACTTATTCACTTCCCAAAACATCTTTGGTTGTAGATGCAGAAGTCACGAAAGTAACCTGCAAAGCAGGTCCCTATTATAAATACGCAGAAAAATATTTAGGTGTAAAAGACGCTATCACAGAAGATAATGTCTATTACGAATTAGGAAAGATCGGCTTGATCAACAAAGGTGTACCCGATGCGGACAATACATTTATCGTTGAATTTAAGGCCGGCACAGTCGCTCCATATGCTTATCTGACAGAAGACGGACTGCTATGTTCCATCAACGCCGAATACACACCCAATGAATCCGCACTGGAAGCGGCAAGAAAGAAAAACCAAACTCCGACAAAAGTAACCGACGCCTCTGTTTTTTCAGAAGAGTTACTTATGGCGGGATCTACAGCTAAACAAGCAGAGGTGGCAGCCAAGCAAATCTACCGTATCCGTGAAAGCCGCATGAACATCCTTACGGGTGACGCCGATAACCTGCCGCCCGACGGCGAAGCGATGAAGCTGGTCATCCAGCAATTGGAAGAGCAGGAGAAAGCGCTAACCAACTTGTTCACAGGAATCCGGACAAAGGAAGTCAGTGACTACGAAGTGACAATTGTTCCTTTCGACAACCTTGATAAAGAAGTATTGTTCCGCTTCTCGCCCCAGCTTGGTATCGTGGATGCCGATGATTTGGGCGGAGCTCCTGTATACATGAACTTAAAAGCCATCGACCGCGCTCCTGTTTTAGACCCGAAAGAAGCTGAAAAGAAAGAAAAATCACTGAAAGGCATTATATATAATGTACCGGGTAAAGCCAGCATCGAAATTAGCATGAACAAAAAAACACTTTATAAAGGCGAAGCACAAATTACCCAATTCGGTACACGGGAAGGACTTGCCCCCGTCATGTTTGAAGACAAAAAAGCTCCGGTAAAAGTTTATTTCTACCCGGAAACAGGTGCAATAAAACAAATCATTCAATAA
- a CDS encoding peptide MFS transporter: MFEGQPKGLYALALANTGERFGYYTMLAIFVLFLKANFGLSPGMAGTIYSTFLALVYFLPFIGGILADKFGYGKMVTIGIIAMFAGYVLLALPLGSGTLALACMFSALLVISTGTGLFKGNLQVMVGNLYDSPEYASKRDSAFSIFYMAINIGALFAPTAAVKIMEYAQQSLGVSVNDSYHFAFGVACVSLIISMAIYYASRRTFKHVEGNIKQTSAGKETAKVEELSPSETKDRIIALCLVFAVVIFFWMAFHQNGLTLTYFADEFTAKSSTGLESMMFDVWNLVAIIFIVYGLFSLFQSSTGKGKAISGIVILLALAFLGYRYSSLNGSVPVDAPIFQQFNPFFVVALTPVSMAIFGALSRKGKEPSAPRKIGLGMLVAACGFILMMFSSFGLLTPAAQSEAIQAGTASFVSPNWLISTYLVLTFGELLLSPMGISFVSKVAPPKYKGMMMGGWFVATAIGNYLTAVAAWIWGDMPLWIVWGVLVGVCLVSAVFIFSVMKKLEKVA; the protein is encoded by the coding sequence ATGTTTGAAGGACAGCCTAAAGGTTTATATGCGTTAGCCTTAGCGAATACCGGCGAGCGTTTTGGTTATTATACCATGCTCGCGATTTTTGTACTTTTTCTAAAAGCAAACTTTGGCCTATCGCCAGGTATGGCAGGAACGATCTACTCTACATTCCTTGCTTTAGTCTATTTTTTACCATTCATCGGCGGTATTTTAGCCGATAAATTCGGTTATGGCAAGATGGTGACAATCGGTATCATCGCCATGTTTGCCGGATATGTTCTGCTCGCATTGCCATTAGGCAGTGGAACATTGGCTTTGGCCTGTATGTTTTCCGCCTTGTTGGTAATCAGTACGGGGACAGGACTATTCAAAGGGAACCTGCAAGTAATGGTCGGTAATCTATACGACTCTCCCGAATATGCATCTAAACGTGATTCCGCATTCAGTATCTTCTATATGGCTATCAATATCGGCGCATTATTTGCTCCTACGGCAGCCGTAAAGATCATGGAATATGCCCAACAAAGTTTAGGTGTAAGTGTAAACGACTCTTATCATTTCGCTTTCGGAGTGGCCTGCGTCTCACTGATCATATCCATGGCTATCTATTATGCCTCCCGTCGCACATTCAAGCATGTGGAAGGGAATATCAAACAAACAAGTGCAGGAAAAGAAACGGCCAAAGTAGAAGAACTCTCTCCGAGCGAAACAAAAGACCGTATCATCGCTCTGTGTTTAGTATTTGCTGTTGTCATCTTTTTCTGGATGGCATTCCATCAAAACGGACTTACCTTGACTTATTTTGCCGATGAGTTCACGGCCAAAAGTTCAACCGGATTGGAGAGTATGATGTTCGACGTATGGAATCTGGTTGCTATAATCTTTATCGTCTATGGTTTATTTTCCTTATTCCAGTCTTCTACAGGAAAAGGAAAAGCGATATCCGGTATCGTCATTTTACTCGCACTTGCATTCTTAGGATACCGATACAGTTCACTCAATGGTTCGGTTCCTGTAGATGCTCCTATTTTCCAACAATTCAACCCATTCTTCGTGGTTGCTTTAACTCCTGTTTCCATGGCCATTTTCGGTGCATTATCCAGAAAGGGCAAGGAACCGTCGGCTCCACGTAAAATCGGCCTCGGCATGCTGGTGGCAGCATGCGGATTCATATTAATGATGTTTTCATCATTCGGCTTACTGACTCCAGCAGCACAATCCGAAGCAATTCAGGCTGGCACTGCCTCTTTCGTTTCCCCCAATTGGTTAATTTCCACCTATTTGGTCCTTACATTCGGTGAGTTATTGCTTTCACCTATGGGTATTTCTTTTGTTTCGAAAGTCGCTCCTCCCAAATACAAAGGTATGATGATGGGAGGCTGGTTTGTTGCAACAGCTATTGGAAACTATTTGACAGCCGTAGCGGCATGGATTTGGGGAGATATGCCTCTATGGATCGTATGGGGGGTATTGGTCGGAGTATGCCTCGTTTCTGCCGTTTTCATTTTCTCAGTCATGAAAAAATTAGAAAAGGTAGCATAA
- the bioB gene encoding biotin synthase BioB, with translation MIETLKQHVLSGGMINEEQARELAAIPNKEALYEAAHQITRHFMRNKFDTCSIINAKSGNCSEDCKWCAQSGHYKTNVTLYPLLPAEECIRHATHNHKQGISRFALVTSGKKVSDKDMVKITETVRLIKQACDIKCCASMGLLSREQLQALYDSGTENYHCNIETAPSYFRTLCTTHTTQQKLETIRTAREIGFRICSGGIIGMGETVEQRIEMALLLQKEGILSIPLNLLQPIPGTPLEKAQPLTDEEFLTTIALFRFINPNAYLRFSGGRARLSEKVQRKALYIGINSAIIGDLLTTIGSRVAEDKVLFTSEGYSLTENTDWER, from the coding sequence ATGATTGAAACACTCAAACAACACGTTCTTTCCGGTGGCATGATCAACGAAGAACAAGCAAGAGAACTGGCTGCTATCCCAAATAAAGAGGCCTTATACGAAGCGGCCCATCAGATCACCCGTCATTTCATGAGGAACAAGTTCGACACTTGCTCCATCATCAATGCCAAAAGCGGGAATTGCAGTGAAGACTGTAAATGGTGTGCACAGTCCGGACATTATAAAACAAATGTGACGCTTTACCCGTTGTTGCCGGCAGAAGAATGTATCCGCCATGCTACGCATAACCATAAGCAAGGAATCAGCCGTTTTGCACTCGTCACCAGCGGTAAGAAGGTTTCAGACAAAGATATGGTGAAGATTACGGAAACCGTACGCCTTATCAAACAAGCCTGCGATATCAAATGTTGCGCCTCGATGGGACTTCTAAGCCGTGAGCAGCTGCAAGCTCTTTACGACAGCGGAACGGAAAATTACCATTGCAATATAGAAACAGCTCCCTCCTATTTCCGCACCCTTTGCACGACCCACACGACGCAGCAGAAGCTCGAAACGATCCGAACGGCACGGGAAATAGGTTTCCGTATCTGTTCAGGCGGGATAATCGGGATGGGCGAAACGGTTGAGCAGCGCATCGAGATGGCTTTGTTACTTCAAAAGGAAGGAATCCTCTCTATCCCGCTGAATCTCCTGCAGCCGATACCCGGCACACCATTGGAAAAGGCACAACCTCTGACGGACGAAGAGTTCCTGACCACGATCGCCCTGTTCCGCTTTATCAATCCGAATGCTTACCTGCGTTTCTCAGGCGGACGAGCCAGGCTGAGTGAAAAGGTACAGCGTAAGGCTCTTTATATTGGTATCAATTCGGCCATCATCGGCGACCTCCTGACAACTATCGGAAGCCGGGTGGCAGAAGACAAAGTCCTTTTCACCTCCGAAGGATATTCATTAACCGAAAACACAGATTGGGAAAGATGA